Genomic DNA from Desulforegula conservatrix Mb1Pa:
ACCGACGCCTGATGGTGACACTTGTGGCATTGGTACAGATCTCTTGATTTGAGCTCGCAAAATTTCGAACCGCCGCAATTCGGACAACTAAAACCATGCGGCCATCTAAGTCTGAATAATGAGTCTTGGCACTTATCTTCGGTCCCATATTCGGACAGGAATTCGTGAATACTCTTTCCTTTTTGAAATTGGATCATATTTTTTGCCATGCTACACCTCCATCATATCTGGATAATCTTTCACATGCCTTAAGATAAGCATGGCGGAGTAAAAATGGTAATCAAATTATTTTATAGATCCTATCTGGTATTTGTGAGTCAGAAAGGATAAATAAAGACTGATGGACACGTAAAAAGTCAAAAAGGCGATAGAACCATGCCGGATTTGACCAGGTATCTTTGTATTTTCAGGCATTTCTGAATTCCGGCCCGCTCCGGAATGACGTGAACCGGACTTTTTACGACTTTGCCAAGACTTAATTACCGAAACAATTAGGAATACTGATTATGAAAAAATTCAAACATGACTTTATCAACAAATATGAAGGATTCGGAGCTTTTGGCTTAGACAGAATCACAGACGAAGAAACCCTTATGTATACTCTCCAAAAATTTTCAGATGACAATTTCATGAAACTTCTAATTCCAAAACTGTCTGATGAAGAAATGGAAAAGTTTTATCTGCTTATTCT
This window encodes:
- a CDS encoding transposase produces the protein MAKNMIQFQKGKSIHEFLSEYGTEDKCQDSLFRLRWPHGFSCPNCGGSKFCELKSRDLYQCHKCHHQASV